A single Lactuca sativa cultivar Salinas chromosome 8, Lsat_Salinas_v11, whole genome shotgun sequence DNA region contains:
- the LOC111882781 gene encoding nudix hydrolase 17, mitochondrial gives MMCLVSRSGRELQRYDMGRRLVVGCIPYRYKNENGELEVLVISSQKGHAMMFPKGGWELDESVEEAASRECFEEAGVVGIVECELGKWMFKSKSQGIFHEGYMFPMLVAEQLELWPEKNLRQRVWMKVEEAREVCQSWWMKEALDVFVERINPPTFIEQDFLNSSVDIS, from the exons ATGATGTGTTTGGTTTCAAGATCCGGACGTGAATTGCAACGATATGACATGGGTCGTCGACTTGTTGTCGG GTGTATTCCGTATAGGTATAAGAATGAAAATGGTGAACTTGAAGTCCTCGTTATCAGCTCGCAGAAAGGCCATGCTATGATGTTTCCCAAG GGAGGTTGGGAGCTCGATGAATCCGTCGAAGAAGCTGCTTCACGGGAGTGCTTCGAAGAAGCCGGTGTGGTTGGAATAGTCGAG TGTGAATTAGGAAAATGGATGTTCAAGAGCAAAAGCCAAGGAATTTTCCATGAAGGGTACATGTTTCCGATGCTCGTCGCTGAACAGCTTGAACTTTGGCCGGAGAAAAATCTCCGGCAAAGAGTTTGG ATGAAGGTAGAAGAAGCAAGAGAGGTATGCCAGAGTTGGTGGATGAAGGAAGCATTGGATGTGTTTGTTGAGAGGATCAACCCACCAACTTTCATCGAACAAGATTTCTTGAATTCTTCTGTAGATATTAGTTAG